A region from the Triticum aestivum cultivar Chinese Spring chromosome 3D, IWGSC CS RefSeq v2.1, whole genome shotgun sequence genome encodes:
- the LOC123076359 gene encoding 2,3-bisphosphoglycerate-independent phosphoglycerate mutase-like, giving the protein MVNTNTASDLTALLPKTSLRRCPRPHRTSCQWCIFVLCNYVEDDMDIYSGNSYSVLLTTDQDPSSNYWNEWSVVKCGWDAYVLGEAPYKFQNALEVVKTLRAEPKANDQYFPPFVIVDESDKSVGPIVDGDAVVTFNFRVDRMVMLEKALEFPDFDKFDHVRVPKIKYAGMFQYDGELKLPSKYLVSPPFIERTSREYLVNNGVRTFACSQTVKFGRVTFFWNGNRSGYFDETKEEYIEIGITFNEQPKMKAFENAERRATLGLIQELGALGPKDKMMTKAAAALIKRFDEPLTESDLQAIAKLTNLDVAALRIAAATVGRDARTVEVNV; this is encoded by the exons ATGGTTAACACCAACACAGCGTCAGACCTCACCGCGCTGCTACCCAAGACCTCGCTGCGCCGCTGCCCAAGGCCGCACCGCACCAGCTGTCAGTGGTGCATCTTTGTTCTT TGCAACTATGTGGAGGACGACATGGACATCTACTCCGGCAACAGCTACTCCGTCCTACTCACCACCGACCAGGACCCATCGTCCAACTACTGG AATGAGTGGAGTGTGGTCAAGTGTGGGTGGGATGCCTACGTACTTGGAGAAGCACCATACAAATTCCAAAATGCACTTGAAGTTGTGAAGACTCTAAGAGCAGAGCCTAAGGCCAATGATCAGTATTTTCCCCCCTTTGTGATAGTTGATGAGAGTGACAAATCGGTTGGTCCTATAGTAGACGGTGATGCAGTTGTGACTTTCAATTTCAGAGTTGATCGCATGGTTATGCTTGAGAAAGCACTTGAGTTTCCTGATTTTGATAAATTTGACCATGTTCGTGTACCAAAAATTAAGTACGCTGGGATGTTTCAATATGATGGTGAGTTGAAGCTTCCAAGCAAGTACCTTGTTTCCCCACCTTTCATTGAGAGGACATCTAGAGAATACTTGGTGAACAATGGTGTCCGCACCTTCGCTTGCAG TCAAACAGTTAAGTTTGGCCGTGTCACATTTTTCTGGAATGGAAACCGTTCGGGATACTTTGACGAGACCAAGGAAGAGTACATAGAAATTGGTATCACATTCAATGAGCAGCCCAAAATGAAAGCATTTGAAAATGCGGAGAGA CGGGCCACGCTCGGGCTGATCCAGGAGCTTGGTGCACTAGGCCCCAAGGACAAGATGATGACAAAGGCTGCAGCGGCCCTCATCAAGCGCTTCGATGAGCCGTTGACAGAGAGCGACCTTCAGGCCATCGCAAAGCTCACCAACCTGGACGTTGCTGCTCTTCGGATCGCTGCTGCCACGGTCGGCCGAGATGCCAGGACCGTGGAGGTCAATGTGTGA